One Halosegnis longus DNA window includes the following coding sequences:
- a CDS encoding DUF1648 domain-containing protein — translation MSLRRVDIVGAGATLLTALGLAAVYGRLPERLATHWNLANEVDATMTKPVFVAVSLALVAGTYGFMRVVPRLDPDADVSEPLYETVVIVTVGFIVAVNAYVVAVNLGYPIPVDVAVPVALAGLYAALGTAMVRFDASTHGAWPTTPAGRAYVAAVLGRSFQLAAVLVLAALAFPAYTTPLVVGITVVAPPLALGYAAVTLEKSGRRTP, via the coding sequence GTGAGCCTCCGCCGCGTCGACATCGTCGGCGCCGGCGCGACCCTGCTGACAGCGCTCGGACTCGCAGCCGTGTACGGGCGACTCCCCGAACGGCTCGCAACCCACTGGAACCTCGCGAACGAGGTGGACGCCACGATGACGAAGCCCGTCTTCGTCGCCGTCTCGCTCGCGCTCGTCGCCGGAACGTACGGCTTCATGCGCGTCGTGCCGCGGCTCGATCCCGACGCCGACGTGTCGGAGCCGCTGTACGAGACGGTCGTTATCGTGACGGTCGGGTTCATCGTCGCCGTGAACGCCTACGTCGTCGCTGTGAATCTCGGCTATCCGATTCCCGTCGACGTTGCCGTTCCCGTCGCGCTGGCAGGACTGTACGCCGCGCTCGGGACGGCGATGGTGCGATTCGACGCCTCGACGCACGGGGCGTGGCCGACGACACCGGCGGGCCGCGCGTACGTGGCCGCCGTACTCGGCCGGAGCTTCCAGCTCGCGGCGGTATTGGTGCTGGCCGCGCTCGCGTTCCCCGCCTATACGACGCCGCTGGTCGTCGGTATCACCGTGGTCGCGCCGCCGCTCGCGCTCGGGTACGCCGCGGTGACGCTGGAGAAGTCGGGGCGACGGACACCCTGA
- a CDS encoding DUF1648 domain-containing protein — protein sequence MVRRYEWVVYGLLTATALLGVVLWGRLPDSMAIHFSGGGTPNTFVPKPVGVVLAPAIGIGAVVIMQHGPSGLSRSYESPAMKRASALFAGSVVALAQLYVYAWNLGYRYPTWMLLTPVFAGAVVLIAYRWRTEGMT from the coding sequence ATGGTGCGACGCTACGAGTGGGTCGTGTACGGACTGCTCACGGCGACGGCACTGCTCGGTGTCGTGTTGTGGGGTCGGCTCCCCGATTCGATGGCGATTCACTTCTCCGGGGGCGGAACCCCCAACACGTTCGTCCCGAAGCCGGTCGGCGTGGTGCTCGCGCCGGCAATCGGTATCGGCGCGGTGGTGATTATGCAACACGGACCGTCGGGGCTGTCGAGGAGCTACGAGTCGCCGGCGATGAAGCGCGCGAGCGCGCTGTTTGCCGGCAGCGTGGTCGCGCTCGCACAGCTGTACGTGTACGCGTGGAACCTCGGCTACCGGTATCCGACGTGGATGCTCCTCACGCCGGTGTTTGCCGGCGCTGTCGTGCTCATCGCCTACCGCTGGCGGACGGAGGGGATGACGTGA
- a CDS encoding fumarylacetoacetate hydrolase family protein, with protein MRQLRFRDPDGDVRLGELDGDEVTAFPKQASRLDSTATFSREAVETLPPCEPSKIVCVGRNYADHAEEMGSDVPDRPLFFLKPLNAVASDGDDLTLPSGKQRLDYEAEIAVVIGERATDLDEHEAMEYVAGFTCMNDVSNRDDQQEEQNWVRGKAFDDSAPLGPVLATPDEVPEDAHIQCRVNGETRQDSTREHFIFSVPELLADITSYVTLEPGDVLSTGTPEGVGPLDDGDTVEVELEGVGTLTNTVTIP; from the coding sequence ATGCGACAGCTTCGATTCCGCGACCCCGACGGTGACGTACGACTCGGCGAACTCGACGGCGACGAGGTTACCGCCTTCCCGAAGCAGGCCAGCCGACTCGACTCGACAGCGACGTTCTCACGTGAGGCAGTCGAGACGCTTCCCCCGTGTGAGCCGTCGAAAATCGTCTGCGTCGGGCGCAACTACGCCGACCACGCTGAGGAGATGGGCAGCGACGTGCCCGACCGGCCGCTCTTTTTCCTGAAGCCGCTGAACGCGGTCGCGAGCGACGGGGACGACCTGACGCTGCCGAGCGGAAAACAGCGACTCGACTACGAGGCCGAGATTGCGGTCGTCATCGGCGAGCGCGCGACGGACCTCGACGAGCACGAGGCGATGGAGTACGTCGCCGGCTTCACCTGCATGAACGACGTGTCCAACCGCGACGACCAGCAGGAGGAACAAAACTGGGTCCGCGGGAAGGCGTTCGACGACAGCGCACCGCTCGGGCCCGTGCTCGCGACGCCGGACGAGGTGCCCGAGGACGCGCACATCCAGTGTCGCGTCAACGGCGAGACCAGACAGGACTCCACGCGCGAGCATTTCATCTTCTCCGTCCCCGAGCTGCTGGCTGACATCACGAGCTACGTCACCCTCGAACCCGGCGACGTGCTCTCGACCGGAACGCCGGAGGGCGTCGGTCCGCTCGACGACGGCGACACCGTCGAGGTGGAACTGGAAGGCGTCGGCACGCTCACGAATACGGTGACGATTCCGTAA
- a CDS encoding iron-containing alcohol dehydrogenase: protein MPSGTPAHESRLVVSPGKIELGRGAVETVGEYADTYGDTALLVASAEIYDIHGERIEQLLTDAGVEVVVYDDVRPDPTVENIEAAHERYVEGGCDVIVTLGGGSSIDTGKGVGILAANDGNIRDFGVDKAGYEGVPNPTPPIIAVNTTTGTGSEATRSVVVSDESTSTKFLIVSKNVVPTVAIEDPELTVSLPQSHTAFTGIDALTHAIEAYVSVKSYSVSDDFATNAIRRMADALPKAWANGENIEARTETLIGQLQAGQAFTNSSVALVHGMARPLGAQLHIPHGLANGLLLPYVMEFSLIAAPEDYADIARTMGVADEEMSDRAAAEAAVEGVHDLCSDIDLADYLDEYGTVPPREEYLDVVEKMAQDAIDSGSPDNNPRKPTQTEIEELFVRLYDDALAPDSPRRS, encoded by the coding sequence ATGCCATCTGGTACACCGGCACACGAATCTCGGCTCGTCGTCTCGCCGGGGAAAATCGAACTGGGTCGCGGAGCCGTCGAAACGGTCGGCGAGTACGCCGACACCTACGGCGACACCGCCTTGCTGGTCGCCTCCGCCGAAATCTACGATATCCACGGGGAGCGCATCGAGCAGTTGCTCACCGATGCCGGGGTCGAGGTCGTCGTCTACGACGACGTACGCCCGGACCCGACCGTCGAGAACATCGAGGCCGCCCACGAGCGGTACGTCGAGGGTGGCTGTGACGTTATCGTCACGCTCGGGGGTGGCTCCTCGATTGACACGGGGAAGGGAGTCGGCATTCTCGCGGCCAACGACGGCAACATCCGTGACTTCGGCGTCGACAAGGCCGGCTACGAGGGGGTGCCGAACCCGACGCCGCCGATTATCGCGGTCAACACGACGACGGGCACCGGCAGCGAGGCGACCCGGTCTGTCGTCGTCAGCGACGAGTCCACGTCCACGAAGTTCCTCATCGTCTCGAAGAACGTCGTCCCGACCGTCGCCATCGAGGACCCCGAACTCACGGTGTCGCTCCCGCAGAGCCACACCGCCTTCACCGGTATCGACGCGCTCACCCACGCCATCGAGGCGTACGTTTCCGTCAAGTCCTACAGCGTCTCCGACGACTTCGCGACCAACGCCATCCGGCGGATGGCCGACGCGCTCCCCAAGGCGTGGGCCAACGGCGAGAACATCGAAGCCCGGACGGAGACGCTCATCGGCCAACTTCAGGCGGGACAGGCGTTCACGAACTCCTCGGTCGCGCTCGTCCACGGGATGGCGCGGCCCCTCGGCGCACAACTCCACATCCCGCACGGGTTGGCCAACGGACTCCTCCTCCCGTACGTGATGGAGTTTTCACTCATCGCCGCGCCCGAAGACTACGCCGATATCGCCCGGACGATGGGCGTCGCCGACGAGGAGATGAGCGACCGCGCCGCGGCCGAGGCCGCCGTGGAGGGTGTCCACGACCTCTGTTCGGACATCGACCTCGCCGACTACCTCGACGAGTACGGGACGGTCCCGCCCCGCGAGGAGTATCTCGACGTGGTCGAGAAGATGGCACAGGACGCCATCGACTCGGGGTCGCCCGACAACAATCCGCGCAAACCCACACAGACGGAAATCGAGGAGCTGTTCGTCCGGCTGTACGACGATGCGCTCGCGCCCGACAGCCCGCGGCGAAGCTAA
- a CDS encoding CoA-acylating methylmalonate-semialdehyde dehydrogenase, which translates to MAPFGAVTGTETVRNYAGGEWTDPTGDESHPVVNPATGETLATTRFSSESDVDETVGEALDAFETWSKQPVEERIQPLFKLKELLEEHQDDMARTLVEEHGKTLGEARGELRRGIENVEVACGIPSMMQSGTLQHAAPDIDESAVRQPQGVYTAITPFNFPGMIPLWFLPYAVATGNAFVLKPSERDPLTSQYLFELIDEAGFPPGVVSLLNGGPDTVNALLEHDDVEGVSFVGSTPIARHVYETAAANGKRVQAQGGAKNHVIVAESADVEFAAEQSVNSALACSGERCLANDVVLVDESVYDEFRAAALEEVESQVLGNGLDDETTIGPLITPEHEESVREMIQTGIDEGADLIHDGRDWEADGDGNFLGPCLFENVEPGMTIVDEEIFGPVLSLATVSDIDEAIETMNQSRFGNAASLFTDSGRDARKFKEDAEAGNLAINAGTAAPMAFFHFGGQKDSFFGDLHAQGEDMIHFYTDKKIAIERWDY; encoded by the coding sequence ATGGCACCATTTGGCGCAGTCACGGGAACCGAGACCGTACGCAACTACGCGGGCGGGGAGTGGACCGACCCGACCGGCGACGAGTCGCACCCGGTCGTCAATCCGGCGACGGGAGAGACGCTCGCGACGACGCGATTCAGCTCGGAGTCGGACGTCGACGAGACGGTCGGCGAGGCGCTCGACGCCTTCGAGACGTGGAGCAAACAGCCCGTCGAGGAGCGCATCCAGCCGCTGTTCAAGCTGAAGGAACTCCTCGAGGAGCATCAAGACGACATGGCGCGCACGCTGGTCGAGGAACACGGGAAAACGCTGGGCGAAGCGCGCGGGGAACTCCGCCGCGGTATCGAGAACGTCGAAGTCGCCTGCGGCATACCGTCGATGATGCAGTCGGGCACGCTTCAACACGCCGCGCCGGATATCGACGAGAGCGCCGTCCGCCAGCCACAGGGCGTATACACGGCGATTACGCCGTTCAACTTCCCGGGGATGATTCCGCTGTGGTTCCTCCCGTACGCCGTCGCGACGGGCAACGCCTTCGTCCTCAAGCCGAGCGAGCGCGACCCGCTCACCTCGCAGTACCTGTTCGAACTCATCGACGAGGCCGGCTTCCCGCCGGGGGTCGTCAGCCTGCTCAACGGCGGTCCCGACACCGTCAACGCCCTGCTCGAACACGACGACGTGGAAGGCGTCTCCTTCGTCGGCAGTACGCCAATCGCCCGGCACGTCTACGAGACGGCCGCCGCCAATGGCAAGCGCGTGCAGGCCCAGGGCGGCGCGAAGAATCACGTCATCGTCGCCGAATCCGCCGACGTGGAGTTCGCCGCAGAGCAGTCCGTCAACTCCGCGCTGGCCTGCTCGGGCGAGCGGTGTCTCGCCAACGACGTGGTGCTCGTCGACGAGTCGGTGTACGACGAGTTCCGGGCAGCGGCGCTCGAGGAAGTCGAGTCGCAGGTGCTCGGCAACGGACTCGACGACGAGACCACCATCGGCCCGCTCATCACGCCCGAACACGAGGAGTCGGTTCGCGAGATGATACAGACGGGCATCGACGAGGGGGCCGACCTCATCCACGACGGCCGCGACTGGGAGGCGGACGGCGACGGCAACTTCCTCGGTCCCTGCCTGTTCGAGAACGTCGAACCCGGCATGACCATCGTCGACGAGGAGATCTTCGGCCCGGTGCTCTCGCTGGCCACCGTCTCGGATATCGACGAGGCAATCGAGACGATGAACCAGAGCCGGTTCGGCAATGCGGCGAGTCTGTTCACCGACAGCGGGCGCGACGCCCGGAAGTTCAAGGAGGACGCCGAGGCCGGCAACCTCGCTATCAACGCCGGCACCGCCGCGCCGATGGCCTTCTTCCACTTCGGCGGGCAGAAGGACTCCTTCTTCGGTGACCTCCACGCGCAGGGCGAAGATATGATCCACTTCTACACCGACAAGAAAATCGCCATCGAGCGGTGGGATTACTGA
- a CDS encoding phosphoribosylamine--glycine ligase: MSTERFLFVSADAALITDLAWQVHEEGHDVKYYIDAESDEEIGDGFVPKTEDWRGEVEWADVIIFDDIWVGSDIGTGELAQELREQGRAVVGGTPNTDRLEEDRGYAMDVLESEGVNTVEHHVFESFEAGIRHVEEHPAPYVIKPLGEVQNVKRLLYVGNEDDGSDVVDVLRAYEKAWGHRMKGFQLQRKVEGVEVAVCGFFDGEQFIDRVNFNFEHKKLFPGNIGPSTGEMGTSMFWAGKNELFEETLGKLEEWLAEEGYVGSIDLNCIVNETGIYPLEFTPRFGYPTIALQEESLDSGTGAFFAALARGENPSPEVHTGYQVGVRVVLPPFPFDDEKTYDENSRNAAVVFQSESREGIHLEDTKRVDGQWRAAGESGMPLVVTGKGETMHAAREQAYGRVDDVLIPNLYYRDDIGERWVDGDGDRLQAWGYLGPGN, from the coding sequence ATGAGCACCGAACGGTTCCTGTTCGTCTCGGCCGACGCCGCACTGATTACCGACCTCGCCTGGCAGGTCCACGAGGAAGGCCACGACGTGAAATACTACATCGACGCCGAGTCGGACGAGGAAATCGGCGACGGCTTCGTCCCCAAGACCGAGGACTGGCGCGGCGAGGTGGAGTGGGCCGACGTGATTATCTTCGACGACATCTGGGTCGGTTCCGACATCGGGACGGGCGAACTCGCACAGGAGTTGCGCGAGCAGGGGAGGGCCGTCGTCGGCGGGACGCCGAACACGGACCGGCTGGAGGAGGACCGCGGCTACGCGATGGACGTCCTCGAATCCGAGGGCGTCAACACGGTCGAACACCACGTCTTCGAGTCGTTCGAGGCGGGGATTCGCCACGTCGAGGAACACCCCGCACCGTACGTCATCAAGCCGCTGGGCGAGGTGCAGAACGTGAAGCGACTGCTGTACGTCGGCAACGAGGACGACGGCAGCGACGTGGTGGACGTGTTGCGCGCCTACGAGAAGGCGTGGGGCCACCGGATGAAAGGGTTTCAGCTCCAGCGGAAAGTCGAGGGCGTCGAGGTCGCCGTCTGTGGCTTCTTCGACGGGGAGCAGTTCATCGACCGCGTCAACTTCAATTTCGAGCACAAGAAGCTGTTTCCCGGCAACATCGGCCCCTCGACCGGCGAGATGGGGACCTCGATGTTCTGGGCGGGAAAGAACGAACTGTTCGAGGAGACGCTCGGGAAGCTCGAAGAGTGGCTCGCAGAGGAGGGGTACGTCGGGAGTATCGACCTCAACTGCATCGTGAACGAGACGGGCATCTATCCGCTCGAGTTCACCCCGCGGTTCGGCTACCCGACCATCGCCTTACAGGAGGAGTCGCTTGACTCCGGCACCGGGGCGTTCTTCGCCGCGCTCGCCCGCGGCGAGAACCCATCGCCCGAGGTACATACGGGGTATCAGGTCGGCGTCCGGGTCGTCCTCCCGCCGTTCCCGTTCGACGACGAGAAGACCTACGACGAGAACTCCCGCAACGCGGCCGTCGTCTTCCAGTCGGAGTCGCGCGAGGGCATTCACTTGGAGGATACGAAACGCGTCGACGGCCAGTGGCGCGCGGCCGGCGAGAGCGGGATGCCGCTCGTCGTCACGGGGAAAGGCGAGACGATGCACGCCGCTCGCGAGCAGGCGTACGGGCGGGTCGACGACGTGCTCATCCCGAACCTCTACTACCGGGACGACATCGGCGAGCGCTGGGTGGACGGCGACGGCGACAGATTGCAGGCGTGGGGGTATCTCGGGCCGGGTAACTAG
- a CDS encoding molybdopterin synthase — MKVLGIVGPADSGKTRLTERLARALDGRVATVKHLTHAPDIDTTGKDTARHRAAGAETTYGLTDEGGWFATGETRTLDGTLAALAPDYEYALVEGYSDAQLPQVELGGRTGDGETLLEAADAAAVDIEELKTQIEATGPFETLGSLVARVKASSDGDRAGAIATFTGRVRAKDDPGDTPTERLDFEKYDAVANERLRTIRRDLESRDGVFEVRLHHRTGAIEAGEDIVFVVVLAGHRAEAFTAVEDGIDRLKDEVPIFKKEVTVTDDYWVDADG; from the coding sequence ATGAAGGTACTCGGCATTGTCGGTCCCGCTGATTCGGGAAAGACGAGGCTCACGGAGCGGCTCGCCCGCGCGCTCGACGGGCGCGTCGCGACGGTCAAGCATCTGACGCACGCACCCGACATCGACACGACGGGCAAAGACACCGCCCGCCACCGTGCGGCCGGCGCGGAGACGACGTACGGACTCACCGACGAGGGCGGCTGGTTCGCGACCGGCGAGACGCGAACGCTCGACGGGACGCTCGCCGCACTTGCACCCGACTACGAGTACGCACTCGTCGAGGGGTACAGCGACGCGCAGCTTCCACAGGTGGAACTCGGCGGGCGGACAGGAGACGGGGAGACGCTGCTCGAAGCCGCCGACGCAGCGGCTGTCGATATCGAGGAGCTGAAAACCCAGATCGAGGCGACCGGGCCGTTCGAAACGCTCGGCTCGCTCGTGGCACGGGTGAAAGCAAGCAGCGACGGCGACCGTGCGGGTGCGATTGCGACGTTCACCGGCCGAGTTCGCGCCAAGGACGACCCCGGAGACACCCCGACGGAGCGGCTCGACTTCGAGAAGTACGACGCCGTCGCCAACGAGCGGCTCCGGACCATCAGACGCGACCTCGAATCACGGGACGGCGTGTTCGAGGTGCGACTCCACCACCGGACGGGAGCCATCGAAGCCGGCGAGGACATCGTGTTCGTCGTCGTGCTCGCGGGCCACCGGGCGGAGGCGTTCACGGCCGTCGAAGACGGTATCGACCGGCTGAAAGACGAGGTCCCGATATTCAAGAAGGAGGTCACCGTCACCGACGACTACTGGGTCGACGCCGACGGCTGA
- a CDS encoding GMC family oxidoreductase: MSDTEVCVVGAGPAGALVANRLASAGHDVTILEAGPRFEERDTERMEQALRPGLSDLGVWGMGGPRDAFSTTGRFYPLNSTRVKGVGGSTNHWQGMVYRLHEADFAGENNGPAWPISYDDLRPYYLAAERAIGVAGDSENPYAPPREEPHPMGAFPPSYSDSLFAEGCQQVGVTTHSVGNARNSEAYDDRAACVGYGTCKPVCPSGARYDATHTIAAAEERGVEVIANAPVQRLDTDASGEQVTRAVYVREGSERELTADRFVLAAGGIEIPRLLLLSADDSHPDGLANGSGAVGRYFHEHVFAGTGGRIDEPTRQNHVGFITSESHQFYDEPGAGTETIPDSDEPLAPFKLEFLNYGGPSGTGQAIVRRALSSDSWGDDLLAELREGYGNQLAMGGLVGQPPRAENRIRLDEGTTDDHGNPVPEIQWTLDETTKRTIRRATEIQRHIFEAVGARIEWQTTPETTGPAAHHMGTTRMSSDPESGVVRPDCRTHEVSNLWVASSSVFPNGGALNPTLTIAALALLCADSVAESL; this comes from the coding sequence GTGAGTGACACCGAGGTGTGCGTCGTCGGCGCGGGGCCGGCCGGCGCGCTCGTGGCGAACAGGCTGGCGAGCGCCGGCCACGACGTGACGATACTGGAGGCCGGTCCCCGGTTCGAGGAGCGCGACACGGAGCGGATGGAGCAGGCGCTTCGCCCGGGGCTGTCGGACCTCGGCGTCTGGGGGATGGGCGGCCCCCGGGACGCCTTCTCCACGACCGGGCGATTCTACCCGCTGAACAGCACGCGCGTGAAGGGCGTCGGCGGCTCGACGAACCACTGGCAGGGGATGGTGTACCGACTCCACGAGGCCGACTTCGCCGGCGAGAACAACGGCCCGGCGTGGCCAATCTCGTACGACGACCTCCGGCCGTACTATCTCGCCGCGGAGCGAGCTATCGGCGTCGCGGGCGACTCGGAGAATCCGTACGCGCCTCCCCGCGAGGAACCGCATCCGATGGGCGCGTTTCCGCCCTCCTACTCGGACTCGCTGTTCGCCGAGGGGTGCCAGCAGGTCGGCGTCACGACCCACTCGGTCGGGAACGCGCGCAACTCCGAGGCGTACGACGACCGGGCGGCGTGTGTCGGCTACGGCACCTGCAAGCCGGTGTGTCCCTCGGGAGCGCGGTACGACGCCACCCACACGATTGCTGCCGCCGAGGAACGCGGCGTCGAGGTCATCGCGAACGCGCCGGTCCAGCGGCTCGACACCGACGCGTCGGGCGAGCAGGTGACCCGCGCCGTCTACGTCCGGGAGGGTAGCGAGCGCGAACTGACGGCCGACCGGTTCGTGCTCGCGGCCGGCGGCATCGAGATTCCGCGGCTCCTCCTGCTGTCGGCCGACGACAGCCACCCGGACGGGTTGGCGAACGGCTCCGGTGCCGTCGGGCGCTACTTCCACGAACACGTCTTCGCCGGCACGGGCGGGCGCATCGACGAGCCGACCCGCCAGAACCACGTCGGGTTCATCACCTCCGAGAGCCACCAGTTCTACGACGAACCCGGCGCGGGCACGGAGACGATTCCGGACAGCGACGAGCCGCTCGCCCCGTTCAAACTGGAGTTTCTCAACTACGGCGGACCGTCCGGCACCGGACAGGCTATCGTTCGCCGTGCGCTTTCCAGCGATAGCTGGGGCGACGACCTCCTCGCGGAGTTGCGCGAGGGCTACGGGAATCAGTTAGCGATGGGTGGGCTCGTCGGCCAGCCACCGCGTGCCGAGAACCGCATCCGGCTGGACGAGGGGACGACGGACGACCACGGAAACCCAGTCCCCGAAATCCAGTGGACGCTCGATGAGACGACGAAACGGACGATTCGCCGCGCGACCGAAATCCAACGCCACATCTTCGAGGCGGTGGGCGCGCGCATCGAGTGGCAGACGACGCCCGAGACGACCGGCCCGGCCGCCCACCACATGGGAACCACCCGGATGAGTAGCGACCCCGAGTCGGGCGTCGTCCGTCCCGACTGCCGGACCCACGAGGTGTCGAATCTGTGGGTCGCCTCGTCGTCGGTGTTCCCGAACGGCGGGGCGTTGAATCCGACGCTCACCATCGCCGCGCTCGCACTGTTGTGTGCGGATTCGGTCGCCGAAAGTTTGTGA
- a CDS encoding SDR family oxidoreductase translates to MQQPDFSVEGKRVLITGASQGIGQSIAETFAAAGADVAICSRSMDRVGPVADDINDADVPGEAVAFECDVRDRDDVEAFFENAADELGGLDVVINNAGGEFVANFEDISENGWESVTDLNLGGTYRCCNVAGKYLRNGETEGVIINMASVNGQHAAPGESHYGAAKAGIIRLTETLATEWSDDGVRVNCIAPGLIQTPGVAQTLGIDESDMPDRDQTHRRIGYPEEIADLAVFLSSPAASFVAGETYTAKGIPRPGNSMSNDLGLDR, encoded by the coding sequence ATGCAGCAACCGGACTTCAGCGTGGAGGGCAAGCGCGTCCTCATCACAGGCGCATCACAGGGTATCGGGCAGTCAATCGCGGAGACGTTCGCCGCCGCGGGCGCGGACGTGGCCATCTGTTCGCGGTCGATGGACCGCGTCGGTCCCGTCGCCGACGACATCAACGACGCCGACGTGCCGGGCGAGGCCGTCGCCTTCGAGTGTGACGTGCGCGACCGCGACGACGTGGAAGCGTTCTTCGAGAACGCCGCCGACGAGCTCGGCGGGCTCGACGTGGTTATCAACAACGCCGGCGGCGAGTTCGTCGCCAATTTCGAGGACATCTCCGAGAACGGCTGGGAGTCCGTCACCGATCTGAACCTCGGTGGCACCTACCGCTGTTGTAACGTCGCCGGGAAGTATCTCCGCAACGGCGAGACGGAAGGCGTCATCATCAACATGGCCTCGGTCAACGGCCAGCACGCCGCCCCGGGCGAGAGTCACTACGGCGCGGCCAAGGCCGGCATCATCCGACTGACCGAGACGCTCGCGACCGAGTGGTCCGACGACGGCGTCCGGGTCAACTGCATCGCCCCCGGACTCATCCAGACGCCCGGCGTCGCCCAGACGCTCGGCATCGACGAGTCGGACATGCCCGACCGCGACCAGACCCACCGCCGCATCGGCTACCCGGAGGAGATTGCCGACCTCGCCGTCTTCCTCTCCTCGCCCGCCGCCTCCTTCGTCGCCGGCGAGACCTACACCGCGAAGGGGATTCCGCGACCCGGCAACTCGATGAGCAACGATCTCGGGCTGGACCGGTAG
- the hflX gene encoding GTPase HflX: protein MTGTILATRTADGTGETDELERLAETAGYDVLGTVTATGPRDATYNLTPGAVTDLEARVRETGATRVVVDNDLTPGQAHNIATRLPDEVELMDRRRLVLTVFEQGAGSKVARLQVRLARLEYELPRLRAAINRDEATEITRHDEEGKPIEDHKRRIDATKQRLAQLSDPTADRLARRAKAGFDTVALVGYTNAGKTTLLRRLADELALNSDHHDDESGEPTVRDQLFETLNTTTRRATCSGRRLLLTDTVGFVSGLPHEFVAAFESTMASARHAELVLLVVDGSDPRADIERKLTVAKEQLTDADGTVLPVVNKIDRIDDSKRAEIVELFETPPVWVSATDGSLDALRVAIVDALPTAETTLTVPNSDGAMTLVSWCYDHAEVREIQYGDEIAIRVAGKPSVIEEAERKATNVELPVQ from the coding sequence ATGACAGGAACGATACTCGCAACACGGACAGCGGACGGAACAGGAGAGACAGACGAACTTGAACGGTTGGCCGAGACAGCCGGCTACGACGTACTCGGGACGGTCACCGCGACCGGGCCACGCGACGCGACGTACAACCTCACGCCGGGAGCAGTCACCGACCTCGAAGCCCGGGTGCGAGAGACTGGCGCGACCCGCGTCGTGGTCGATAACGACCTCACGCCCGGACAGGCACACAACATCGCGACGCGACTCCCGGACGAGGTTGAACTCATGGACCGACGACGGCTGGTGCTCACTGTGTTCGAACAGGGAGCCGGGAGCAAGGTCGCACGGCTTCAGGTTCGGCTCGCGCGACTGGAGTATGAACTACCTCGGCTTCGGGCGGCCATCAACCGCGACGAGGCGACCGAGATAACGAGACACGACGAGGAGGGGAAACCAATCGAGGACCACAAGCGGCGTATCGACGCGACGAAACAGCGGCTGGCACAGCTATCTGACCCGACTGCTGACCGACTGGCGCGTCGGGCGAAGGCAGGGTTCGATACGGTCGCACTCGTCGGCTACACCAACGCTGGGAAGACGACGCTCCTGCGGCGACTGGCCGACGAACTGGCCCTCAATTCCGACCACCACGACGACGAGTCCGGCGAGCCGACCGTCCGCGACCAGCTATTCGAGACGCTCAACACGACGACCCGCCGCGCGACCTGTTCGGGACGACGGCTACTGTTAACCGATACCGTCGGGTTCGTCTCCGGCCTGCCCCACGAGTTCGTCGCCGCCTTCGAGTCGACGATGGCGAGTGCACGCCACGCCGAACTCGTCTTGCTCGTCGTGGACGGCTCCGACCCGCGTGCAGACATCGAGCGTAAACTGACCGTCGCCAAGGAGCAACTGACCGACGCCGATGGGACGGTTCTCCCAGTTGTGAACAAAATCGACCGGATAGACGACAGCAAGCGGGCCGAGATTGTCGAACTGTTCGAGACACCGCCGGTTTGGGTGAGTGCGACCGACGGCTCGCTTGACGCGTTGCGCGTGGCGATTGTCGACGCACTTCCGACCGCAGAAACGACGCTGACCGTACCGAACAGCGATGGCGCAATGACACTCGTCTCGTGGTGTTATGACCACGCCGAGGTGCGCGAGATACAGTACGGCGACGAGATAGCGATACGAGTGGCCGGCAAGCCGTCGGTCATCGAGGAAGCAGAGCGAAAAGCAACTAACGTGGAGTTACCGGTTCAGTAA